In Gossypium arboreum isolate Shixiya-1 chromosome 5, ASM2569848v2, whole genome shotgun sequence, a single genomic region encodes these proteins:
- the LOC108452724 gene encoding ubiquitin C-terminal hydrolase 13-like isoform X2, with the protein MTVMTPAPIDQQEDEEMLVPHSDLTDNHQPMEVVSQAENANTVENQKVEDPPSSRFTWKIDNFSRLNTKKHYSDVFVVGGYKWRILIFPKGNNVDHLSMYLDVADSASLPYGWSRYAQFSLAVVNQIHSKYSIRKDTQHQFNARESDWGFTSFMPLGELYDPCRGYLVNDTLVVEAEVVVRKIVDYWAYDSKKETGYVGLKNQGATCYMNSLLQTLYHIPYFRKAVYHMPTTENDMPSGSIPLALQSLFYKLQYSDSSVATKELTKSFGWDTYDSFMQHDVQELNRVLCEKLEDKMKGTVVEGTIQQLFEGHHMNYIECINVDYKSTRKESFYDLQLDVKGCRDVYASFDKYVEVERLEGDNKYQAEQYGLQDAKKGVLFIDFPPVLQIQLKRFEYDFMRDTMVKINDRYEFPLQLDLDRDDGKYLSPEADRSVRSLYTLHRYKFDDERVTKEDMKKALEEQYGGEELPQTNPGFNNTPFKFTKYSNAYMLVYIRESDKDKIICNVDEKDIAEHLRERLKKEQEEKEHKKKEKAEAHLYTIIKVARDDDLAEQIGKDICFDLVDHDKVRSFHIQKQMPFNVFKEEVAREFGIPVQFQRFWLWAKRQNHTYRPNRPLIPLEETQSVGALKEVSNKVHNAELKLFLEVELGLDLRPIAPPYKTKEDILLFFKHYDPEKEELRYVGRLFVKSAGKPIEILSRLNKMAGYAPHEEINLYEEIKFEPSVMCEPIDKKITFHASQLEDGDIVCFQKSLPVESTNQYRYPDVPSFLEYVHNRQVVHFRFLEKPKEDDFCLEMSRLYTYDDVVERVAQQLGLDDPTKIRLTSHNCYSQQPKPQPIKYRGVDHLSDMLFHYNQTSDILYFEVLDIPLPELQGLKTLKVAFHHATKDEVVIHTIRLPKQSTVGDVINDLKTKVELSHPDAELRLLEVFYNKIYKIFPPNEKIDNINDQYWTLRAEEIPEEEKNLGPNDRLIHVYHFTKETAQNQMQILNFGEPFFLVIHEGETLAEIKVRIQRKLQVPDEEFAKWKFAFLSLGRPEYLQDSDIVSSRFQRRDVYGAWEQYLGLEHSDNIPKRACSINQNRHTFEKPVKIYN; encoded by the exons ATGACTGTCATGACTCCTGCACCCATCGAT CAACAGGAAGACGAGGAAATGCTCGTGCCACACTCTGATTTGACCGACAATCATCAGCCCATGGAAG TCGTATCACAAGCTGAGAACGCAAATACAGTGGAAAATCAAAAAGTGGAGGATCCTCCTTCGTCAAGATTCACTTGGAAGATTGATAATTTCTCTAGATTAAACACCAAGAAGCATTATTCAGATGTTTTTGTAGTTGGTGGTTATAAATG GCGAATACTGATATTTCCAAAGGGTAACAATGTGGATCATTTGTCCATGTATCTGGATGTTGCTGACTCAGCAAGTTTACCCTATGGGTGGAGTAGATATGCGCAGTTCAGCTTGGCTGTAGTTAATCAAATTCATAGTAAATATTCAATCAGAAAAG ACACACAACACCAGTTTAATGCAAGAGAAAGTGATTGGGGTTTTACATCCTTTATGCCCCTTGGTGAGCTATATGATCCTTGCAGAGGGTATCTTGTGAATGACACTTTGGTTGTTGAAGCAGAGGTCGTTGTCCGCAAAATTGTGGATTACTGGGCATATGACTCAAAGAAGGAAACTGGTTATGTCGGACTTAAGAATCAAGGAGCAACATGTTACATGAACTCTCTGCTCCAAACCCTGTATCATATTCCTTACTTCAGGAAG GCAGTTTATCATATGCCTACAACTGAAAACGATATGCCATCTGGAAGTATCCCTCTTGCTCTGCAGAGTTTATTTTACAAACTCCAGTACAGTGACAGTAGTGTTGCAACAAAAGAGCTGACCAAATCTTTTGGATGGGACACATACGATTCTTTCATGCAGCATGATGTTCAAGAACTTAATAGAGTTCTATGTGAAAAACTTGAAGATAAAATGAAG GGTACTGTTGTGGAGGGCACCATACAACAGTTGTTTGAAGGGCATCATATGAACTACATTGAGTGCATTAATGTGGATTATAAATCTACAAGGAAGGAATCATTTTATG ACCTACAGCTTGATGTTAAAGGCTGTCGAGATGTATATGCTTCTTTTGACAAGTATGTTGAAGTTGAACGGCTTGAAGGTGATAATAAATATCAGGCTGAGCAATATGGATTGCAG GATGCTAAGAAGGGTGTGTTGTTCATTGATTTCCCTCCAGTCCTTCAAATTCAGCTTAAACGTTTTGAATATGATTTTATGCGAGATACTATGGTTAAG ATTAATGACCGCTATGAGTTCCCTTTGCAACTTGACCTTGATCGAGATGATGGAAAATACTTATCACCAGAAGCTGATAGGAGTGTTCGGAGTCTTTACACACTTCACAG GTATAAATTTGATGATGAAAGAGTAACCAAAGAAGATATGAAAAAGGCATTAGAGGAGCAGTATGGTGGGGAAGAG TTACCGCAAACAAACCCAGGGTTCAAtaatactccttttaaatttacCAAATATTCAAATGCATACATGCTGGTGTATATACGTGAAAGCGACAAAGACAAGATAATATGTAATGTGGATGAGAAGGATATCGCAGAACATCTTAGG GAGAGATTGAAGAAAGAACAAGAAGAGAAAGAGCATAAAAAGAAAGAGAAGGCAGAGGCACACCTTTACACTATTATAAAG GTTGCTCGAGATGATGATCTTGCAGAGCAGATTGGGAAAGATATATGTTTTGATCTTGTGGATCATGATAAAGTCAGGAGTTTTCATATTCAGAAGCAGATGCCTTTCAATGTGTTTAAG GAAGAGGTTGCTAGAGAGTTTGGCATACCAGTGCAATTTCAGCGATTCTGGTTGTGGGCCAAGCGTCAAAACCATACCTACCGTCCAAACCGACCATTGATACCTTTGGAGGAAACACAATCT GTTGGAGCCTTGAAGGAGGTATCAAATAAGGTTCACAACGCAGAACTGAAGTTGTTCCTGGAAGTtgagcttggactg GATTTACGCCCAATTGCTCCACCATATAAGACAAAGGAAGATATTTTACTTTTCTTCAAGCACTATGATCCTGAGAAAGAAGAGCTTCG CTACGTTGGAAGGCTGTTCGTGAAAAGTGCAGGCAAGCCAATAGAAATTTTGTCCAGATTAAACAAAATGGCAGGGTATGCTCCTCATGAAGAGATCAATCTTTACGAG GAAATAAAGTTTGAGCCCAGTGTTATGTGTGAACCAATTGACAAGAAAATCACGTTTCATGCTAGCCAG CTTGAGGATGGTGACATTGTTTGCTTTCAAAAGTCTCTCCCTGTTGAAAGTACTAATCAGTACCGCTATCCAGATGTTCCTTCATTTCTGGAATACGTGCATAATCGCCAG GTTGTACACTTTCGTTTTCTGGAAAAACCCAAGGAAGATGATTTCTGTCTGGAGAT GTCAAGGCTTTATACTTATGATGATGTTGTTGAAAGAGTAGCTCAGCAACTTGGTTTGGATGATCCAACTAAAATCAGGCTTACATCACACAACTGTTACTCCCAGCAGCCCAAACCTCAGCCTATTAAGTATCGTGGAGTGGATCATTTGTCTGACATGCTGTTCCACTACAATCAG ACATCTGATATTTTATACTTTGAAGTATTAGACATCCCTCTGCCAGAACTACAAGGTTTGAAAACGCTGAAGGTAGCATTTCATCATGCTACAAAAGATGAA GTAGTTATCCATACTATTAGGCTTCCAAAACAGAGCACTGTTGGTGATGTGATTAATGATCTTAAGACAAAA GTGGAGTTGTCTCACCCTGATGCAGAATTGAGATTGCTTGAAGTTTTCTATAACAAGATCTACAAG ATTTTCCCACCCAATGAGAAGATTGACAATATAAATGACCAATACTGGACACTACGAGCAGAAGAG ATACCAGAGGAAGAGAAAAATCTTGGTCCAAATGATCGCCTAATTCATGTATACCACTTTACTAAGGAAACAGCTCAGAACCAGATG CAAATTCTGAATTTTGGAGAACCCTTTTTCTTGGTGATTCATGAAGGTGAGACTTTGGCCGAAATAAAAGTCCGTATACAGAGGAAGCTGCAAGTTCCCGATGAGGAGTTTGCCAAG TGGAAGTTTGCATTCCTCTCACTTGGTCGGCCAGAGTACCTTCAAGATTCTGATATTGTATCTAGTCGTTTTCAG AGAAGAGATGTTTACGGTGCTTGGGAGCAGTATCTTGGGTTGGAGCACTCTGACAATATTCCTAAAAGAGCTTGTTCAATTAATCAG AACCGACACACTTTTGAGAAGCCAGTAAAAATCTACAATTAG
- the LOC108452724 gene encoding ubiquitin C-terminal hydrolase 13-like isoform X1 encodes MTVMTPAPIDQQEDEEMLVPHSDLTDNHQPMEVVSQAENANTVENQKVEDPPSSRFTWKIDNFSRLNTKKHYSDVFVVGGYKWRILIFPKGNNVDHLSMYLDVADSASLPYGWSRYAQFSLAVVNQIHSKYSIRKDTQHQFNARESDWGFTSFMPLGELYDPCRGYLVNDTLVVEAEVVVRKIVDYWAYDSKKETGYVGLKNQGATCYMNSLLQTLYHIPYFRKAVYHMPTTENDMPSGSIPLALQSLFYKLQYSDSSVATKELTKSFGWDTYDSFMQHDVQELNRVLCEKLEDKMKGTVVEGTIQQLFEGHHMNYIECINVDYKSTRKESFYDLQLDVKGCRDVYASFDKYVEVERLEGDNKYQAEQYGLQDAKKGVLFIDFPPVLQIQLKRFEYDFMRDTMVKINDRYEFPLQLDLDRDDGKYLSPEADRSVRSLYTLHSVLVHSGGVHGGHYYAYIRPTLSDQWYKFDDERVTKEDMKKALEEQYGGEELPQTNPGFNNTPFKFTKYSNAYMLVYIRESDKDKIICNVDEKDIAEHLRERLKKEQEEKEHKKKEKAEAHLYTIIKVARDDDLAEQIGKDICFDLVDHDKVRSFHIQKQMPFNVFKEEVAREFGIPVQFQRFWLWAKRQNHTYRPNRPLIPLEETQSVGALKEVSNKVHNAELKLFLEVELGLDLRPIAPPYKTKEDILLFFKHYDPEKEELRYVGRLFVKSAGKPIEILSRLNKMAGYAPHEEINLYEEIKFEPSVMCEPIDKKITFHASQLEDGDIVCFQKSLPVESTNQYRYPDVPSFLEYVHNRQVVHFRFLEKPKEDDFCLEMSRLYTYDDVVERVAQQLGLDDPTKIRLTSHNCYSQQPKPQPIKYRGVDHLSDMLFHYNQTSDILYFEVLDIPLPELQGLKTLKVAFHHATKDEVVIHTIRLPKQSTVGDVINDLKTKVELSHPDAELRLLEVFYNKIYKIFPPNEKIDNINDQYWTLRAEEIPEEEKNLGPNDRLIHVYHFTKETAQNQMQILNFGEPFFLVIHEGETLAEIKVRIQRKLQVPDEEFAKWKFAFLSLGRPEYLQDSDIVSSRFQRRDVYGAWEQYLGLEHSDNIPKRACSINQNRHTFEKPVKIYN; translated from the exons ATGACTGTCATGACTCCTGCACCCATCGAT CAACAGGAAGACGAGGAAATGCTCGTGCCACACTCTGATTTGACCGACAATCATCAGCCCATGGAAG TCGTATCACAAGCTGAGAACGCAAATACAGTGGAAAATCAAAAAGTGGAGGATCCTCCTTCGTCAAGATTCACTTGGAAGATTGATAATTTCTCTAGATTAAACACCAAGAAGCATTATTCAGATGTTTTTGTAGTTGGTGGTTATAAATG GCGAATACTGATATTTCCAAAGGGTAACAATGTGGATCATTTGTCCATGTATCTGGATGTTGCTGACTCAGCAAGTTTACCCTATGGGTGGAGTAGATATGCGCAGTTCAGCTTGGCTGTAGTTAATCAAATTCATAGTAAATATTCAATCAGAAAAG ACACACAACACCAGTTTAATGCAAGAGAAAGTGATTGGGGTTTTACATCCTTTATGCCCCTTGGTGAGCTATATGATCCTTGCAGAGGGTATCTTGTGAATGACACTTTGGTTGTTGAAGCAGAGGTCGTTGTCCGCAAAATTGTGGATTACTGGGCATATGACTCAAAGAAGGAAACTGGTTATGTCGGACTTAAGAATCAAGGAGCAACATGTTACATGAACTCTCTGCTCCAAACCCTGTATCATATTCCTTACTTCAGGAAG GCAGTTTATCATATGCCTACAACTGAAAACGATATGCCATCTGGAAGTATCCCTCTTGCTCTGCAGAGTTTATTTTACAAACTCCAGTACAGTGACAGTAGTGTTGCAACAAAAGAGCTGACCAAATCTTTTGGATGGGACACATACGATTCTTTCATGCAGCATGATGTTCAAGAACTTAATAGAGTTCTATGTGAAAAACTTGAAGATAAAATGAAG GGTACTGTTGTGGAGGGCACCATACAACAGTTGTTTGAAGGGCATCATATGAACTACATTGAGTGCATTAATGTGGATTATAAATCTACAAGGAAGGAATCATTTTATG ACCTACAGCTTGATGTTAAAGGCTGTCGAGATGTATATGCTTCTTTTGACAAGTATGTTGAAGTTGAACGGCTTGAAGGTGATAATAAATATCAGGCTGAGCAATATGGATTGCAG GATGCTAAGAAGGGTGTGTTGTTCATTGATTTCCCTCCAGTCCTTCAAATTCAGCTTAAACGTTTTGAATATGATTTTATGCGAGATACTATGGTTAAG ATTAATGACCGCTATGAGTTCCCTTTGCAACTTGACCTTGATCGAGATGATGGAAAATACTTATCACCAGAAGCTGATAGGAGTGTTCGGAGTCTTTACACACTTCACAG TGTCCTTGTTCATAGTGGTGGAGTGCATGGTGGACATTATTATGCATATATCAGGCCGACTCTTTCTGATCAGTG GTATAAATTTGATGATGAAAGAGTAACCAAAGAAGATATGAAAAAGGCATTAGAGGAGCAGTATGGTGGGGAAGAG TTACCGCAAACAAACCCAGGGTTCAAtaatactccttttaaatttacCAAATATTCAAATGCATACATGCTGGTGTATATACGTGAAAGCGACAAAGACAAGATAATATGTAATGTGGATGAGAAGGATATCGCAGAACATCTTAGG GAGAGATTGAAGAAAGAACAAGAAGAGAAAGAGCATAAAAAGAAAGAGAAGGCAGAGGCACACCTTTACACTATTATAAAG GTTGCTCGAGATGATGATCTTGCAGAGCAGATTGGGAAAGATATATGTTTTGATCTTGTGGATCATGATAAAGTCAGGAGTTTTCATATTCAGAAGCAGATGCCTTTCAATGTGTTTAAG GAAGAGGTTGCTAGAGAGTTTGGCATACCAGTGCAATTTCAGCGATTCTGGTTGTGGGCCAAGCGTCAAAACCATACCTACCGTCCAAACCGACCATTGATACCTTTGGAGGAAACACAATCT GTTGGAGCCTTGAAGGAGGTATCAAATAAGGTTCACAACGCAGAACTGAAGTTGTTCCTGGAAGTtgagcttggactg GATTTACGCCCAATTGCTCCACCATATAAGACAAAGGAAGATATTTTACTTTTCTTCAAGCACTATGATCCTGAGAAAGAAGAGCTTCG CTACGTTGGAAGGCTGTTCGTGAAAAGTGCAGGCAAGCCAATAGAAATTTTGTCCAGATTAAACAAAATGGCAGGGTATGCTCCTCATGAAGAGATCAATCTTTACGAG GAAATAAAGTTTGAGCCCAGTGTTATGTGTGAACCAATTGACAAGAAAATCACGTTTCATGCTAGCCAG CTTGAGGATGGTGACATTGTTTGCTTTCAAAAGTCTCTCCCTGTTGAAAGTACTAATCAGTACCGCTATCCAGATGTTCCTTCATTTCTGGAATACGTGCATAATCGCCAG GTTGTACACTTTCGTTTTCTGGAAAAACCCAAGGAAGATGATTTCTGTCTGGAGAT GTCAAGGCTTTATACTTATGATGATGTTGTTGAAAGAGTAGCTCAGCAACTTGGTTTGGATGATCCAACTAAAATCAGGCTTACATCACACAACTGTTACTCCCAGCAGCCCAAACCTCAGCCTATTAAGTATCGTGGAGTGGATCATTTGTCTGACATGCTGTTCCACTACAATCAG ACATCTGATATTTTATACTTTGAAGTATTAGACATCCCTCTGCCAGAACTACAAGGTTTGAAAACGCTGAAGGTAGCATTTCATCATGCTACAAAAGATGAA GTAGTTATCCATACTATTAGGCTTCCAAAACAGAGCACTGTTGGTGATGTGATTAATGATCTTAAGACAAAA GTGGAGTTGTCTCACCCTGATGCAGAATTGAGATTGCTTGAAGTTTTCTATAACAAGATCTACAAG ATTTTCCCACCCAATGAGAAGATTGACAATATAAATGACCAATACTGGACACTACGAGCAGAAGAG ATACCAGAGGAAGAGAAAAATCTTGGTCCAAATGATCGCCTAATTCATGTATACCACTTTACTAAGGAAACAGCTCAGAACCAGATG CAAATTCTGAATTTTGGAGAACCCTTTTTCTTGGTGATTCATGAAGGTGAGACTTTGGCCGAAATAAAAGTCCGTATACAGAGGAAGCTGCAAGTTCCCGATGAGGAGTTTGCCAAG TGGAAGTTTGCATTCCTCTCACTTGGTCGGCCAGAGTACCTTCAAGATTCTGATATTGTATCTAGTCGTTTTCAG AGAAGAGATGTTTACGGTGCTTGGGAGCAGTATCTTGGGTTGGAGCACTCTGACAATATTCCTAAAAGAGCTTGTTCAATTAATCAG AACCGACACACTTTTGAGAAGCCAGTAAAAATCTACAATTAG